The Osmerus eperlanus chromosome 20, fOsmEpe2.1, whole genome shotgun sequence DNA segment GGTTGTGTAAATACTCTTAATCTGTAGGATTGAACTTTACCTTTTGTTCTCTGTGTGAAGAAGACTAACAGTAACAATGCACTCATTATTGAAGTATCTGAGGGGATGGTTTAACAGTTGAAGAGCAGCTACCCATTTTTGTTTCTACTGAACAGGGCCTGGTTTTATAACCTCTTCCTTCTTTGTCTTTAAGCCTatctgccctctgctggacacTTTTAGGATAGCAGCCCCTCTGCAGTATCTCTCCctcttggtgtgtgtatgtgtgtgtcggtaACTCCTACTATCAATAACCGCAGAAGCTTCTAGTGTTTCAAATGGGATGATTTGTATGCTTAAAATGTGTATGTAAACAATCCATTATTCGTATGAATTATAAAGCCATTTTCGACGTGGCATTTCATGTGTGTGGGCGTCTGTGAGCTTCTGAAGACCCCTAAGTATTTGTTGTCGCTTTATTCGTTTGCTGAGTCTGTGGCTTGTTTACAACTGTGTTGATTTAGTGACTCAGTCGCTTGTCTTTCCAGCTTCAACTTATCCTTTGTCTGTCTTTAACTTTGTTTTGCGGTCCGTTTGTGCTGCTCTGGttttcgctctttctctctgctccttttctccttgttccctctgctcgctctctctctctctctctctctctctctctctcttttcctttctacTTCTTCATGTCTCAgagagggctgcagggctgtgttGTCGTTTGATTGGCAGCTGTAGGCGGGGCATGCCCAAGCTAGCCGACCTATCAGTGAAGACTAAAGATGTGTGGGAGATTCCCCGCGAGTCCCTGCAGCTCATTAAGAAGCTGGGAAACGGACAGTTTGGAGAAGTGTGGATGGGTAGGAACCACTGCCCAGAGCGGCAGCGTGGCAGaggggacagggacaggagaCGCACACCTGGATGATTTGCTCACGTCATGTGTAGGGTTTTAGATGCTTGTGGTGTTTGATTGACGTTCTGGATCCAGGTGGGCTGTCCGGTCCTGCCCTCCTCTGTCCTTGCATGTGCATGCCTCATCTCATCTcatctacctcccctccccctcccctttacactcctcccacccctatgctccatttctctcctgtcgtctctccatccttccatccttcctcccaCTACCCATTTTTTTCACCACCTCACTTCGCCcgtcctctcactctcttccctttcactcccctccaacctccccctaccacccccctttccctatctccccctccaacctccccctaccacccccctttccctatctccccctccaacctccccctaccaccaccccctttccctatctccccctccaacctccccctaccacccccctttccctatctccccctccaacctccccctaccacccccctttccctatctccccctccaacctccccctaccaccaccccctttccctatctccccctccaacctccccctaccaccaccccctttccctatctccccctccaacctccccctaccaccaccccctttccctatctccccctccaacctccccctaccaccaccccctttccctatctccccctccaacctccccctaccaccaccccctttccctatctccccctccaacctccccctaccaccaccccctttccctatctccccctccaacctccccctaccaccaccccctttccctatctccccctccaacctccccctaccaccaccccctttccctatctccccctccaacctccccctaccaccaccccctttccctatctccccctccaacctccccctaccaccaccccctttccctatctccccctccaacctccccctaccaccaccccctttccctatctccccctccaacctccccctaccaccacccccttccccccctcctctcgtaGGCAGTAATGACGGGCTGTGTTACTACCTCACCCAAGCCTGTCCCaactccacccccctcaccaacGGTCTGGGGCGGGACGCTTGGGAGGTTTCCCGGGAAACGCTGGCCCTCCACATGAAGCTGGGGCAGGGCTGCTTCGGAGACGTCTGGATGGGTGAGAGAGACCGCGGACGCCGCTGTGTCCTGAGAGGTTTTCGTGTGTCCAGTGTCCCCGGGGTGTGGCGTCCCAGACTCATGCAGCCCGCCGTCATGGTGGCTTCTGTTTGTCCGTCAGGTCCAGGAGTAAAGCAGGCTCGTCACTCGACCTGTGTCTGGAGATTGGAGCCCCCTACGTTCTGTTGCTGTAACCCCTCggtgccccctctccccctctgcctccctgcccccaacctccccctctgcctccctgcccccagcctccccccagtgTGTCCTTCCTGCATGCCCTCCATCACCATTGTAATAGTATGTCTGTTTCTTTGTCTAACTGGCTGTTTAAATGTCTTCACGAACatgctaactgtgtgtgtgtgtgtctctttgtgtgtgcgtgtgtgtgtgtgtgccaggcatGTGGAACGGCACCACCAAGGTGGCGGTGAAGACCCTGAAGCCGGGCACCATGTCTCCTGAAGCCTTCCTGGAGGAGGCCCAGATCATGAAGAGACTCCGACACGACAAGCTGGTGCAGCTGTACGCCGTGGTGTCAGAGGAGCCCATCTACATCATCACCGAGTTCATGAGCCAGGGTAaggagcacacacgcacacacgcacacatgcagatgcacacacacaccagaacgtACACTTCATCACTGCTGATGTCTTCCTGCTGGTTGTGTAGGCAGTCTGCTGGACTTCCTCAAGGATGGAGAGGGGGCCAGTATCAAACTGCCCCAACTGGTGGACATGGCTGCACAGGTAGGAACCacatctttcacacacacaaatacatacattcCTAAACACACTCCCTCGCACACTGagccctctgtctgtgtgtgtgtgtgtgtgtgtgtgtgtgtagattgctGCAGGGATGGCGTACATAGAGAGGATGAACTACATCCATCGTGATTTGCGAGCGGCGAACATTCTGGTTGGGGACAATCTGGTGTGCAAGATCGCTGACTTTGGTCTGGCCCGTCTCATTGAGGACAACGAGTACACTGCCAGGCAAGGTAAGAGATCCAATtcacagtgtgagtgtgtgtgtgtgtgttcaaattggtctgaaagtgtgtgtgttacgggcCCGTGCATGGGCTGTTCGGGTATGAGTGTCCGGACTGATCCATACCATTGTGATTGGCTGTTGCCCTGGTTTTTGTAGGGGCCAAGTTTCCAATCAAATGGACCGCCCCCGAGGCGGCGCTGTACGGACGCTTCACCATCAAGAGCGACGTGTGGAGTTTTGGCATCCTGCTGACTGAGCTCATCACCAAGGGCCGCGTCCCATACCCAGGTACTCACACCCTTCCCCGTCTCCTTCCctgttcccttctctctctccttccctgttcccttctctctctccttccctgttccCTTCTACATCTCCCTTCctgttcccttctctccctccttccctgtctccttctcttagAGTACCTCAGGTGACAGGTCcttttcctcccaccctcccttcatccaccctcccttcatccaccctcccttcatccaccccccccacccccccctgtgCGTCCCTCTCCCAGGGATGAACAACCGGGAGGTCCTGGAGCAGGTGGAGCGGGGCTACAGGATGCCGTGTGCCACGGGCTGCCCCGCTTCCCTCCATGAGCTCATGGTGcagtgctggaggagggaggctgaCGAGAGGCACACCTTCGAGTACCTGCAGGGCTTCCTGGAGGACTACTTCACGGCTACCGAACCCCAGTACCAGCCGGGGGAGAAcctgtgaccacacacacacacacatacacataaacagTTACATGCagatggacacacgcacacacacagtgtcttatACATAAACCGTTTCATGCAaatgcacacatacgcacacacattgtCTCACTCATCAACCATTACATGCAGATCTACATAGACAGACAACACACTGTATGTTTATATATAACATGGCAATGGTATATGACAGGCTTTTTTTGTTTCACTCCTGTCAGAGGTCAGGCCAGATTAATCAAATATGAGCCTTGGTGTCTGGGCTCTAATAGTCAGGCCTGGAGGAGCTGTAATTATACGGATGTCAGTATTTGCCTTGACGCTTTCATCTATAATCATGACAACAAAGACACATACAGCACAAGAGCAAGATAGGGTGTACTGTGTTGTGAGCCACAACAGTACTGATCCAGGGTCAGATTTATGCTCACCTCTGAACTAATAATCTTTTCAGACTTCATAGGTTAGAAGCTGATCACAGATCTGTGTCTAAACCTCTAGCAGAATCTTTGGAATCAGGGAAAAGTATAGAACTGATGCCAGTATGCTTAAGGGCTTTATTCAGGATAGGTGATCAAATGAATTTCCACAAGTTCTTTTTTTACTCTGTAACCAAACTTTGAAGGATGGAATGATCTTGATGTTTAGTATAACTATCCCTTTCTTGTTTTAATTTAATGCCAGTATATATTTCTCTTAGCTAACATATGCACAGCTTTAAACCAATGGGAGGGCAAGCTGTGGGGTCACACCAATGCTCAAAGGTGAAAGGTCAAGGGCCAGGAGAGAAAAGTGTGTTCTGAGTGTTTTGAATGTTGTATGTTTAATGTCTTGTTTTTAGGTGTGGAATAAAGCTCAATACCATATTATCTTTGGAGCCTGTTCAGTGCATTGTCTGAtttttgcaaacacacacacacaaacacactttcttgGTCTCCTAGTCAGCCTGGTGAAGCTAGTTTTCTGTTGCACTGCTGAGATGGTGATAATAAGCTGCATTTTTCCTTTCATCTGATGGATGACTAAGAGATGGATATTTTTTGGGGATGGTAACTGACAGACTGTTAGGCAGACTGACTGCCTGGCTGACTAATTTGACTGACTTATCTGGCTGTCTGGTTCTGGCTAATGGACTGATTGGGATGATCCAGTCAGGAAAACGCTCCGTTATTTAAGCCTGTAGTTTTTTATCGATAATTGTATAATGATTGTAATCTCTCTCCTCAACACGACGGCATTGCGTAACCCAGACAACCACTGCTGTTGGATAaaagaactacatttcccagaaaTGAAGGGCAGAAAGTGAGGCCAGCTACGGATCCCCGGATGGGACTGACAGCCAGGCACGTCTGAAGAGGAACGGAGACCGACCGCACGCTATAGAGGTGGAAttgcggagagggagagaaacgggCGCAGATTCGGTCATTCCTTCCCTCTGACTCTTGTGCTCCCGCATCCACGGGTCGCCCCGTGCTTGCCACGAAACCAGACCGCGGGGATTGAGCTGCGTTCGGGTGCACTTTGAAGGGGGCAAGGACAGTGAACGCCCCCGTTCCCCTTTCTCTCGATTTCTTCAGTTTTTGTCTTCCCCTCTTTGGGTGCAGATGTTTATGTGAAGGCAGCTTGTTTGGAATGTAGCGTTTTACGGTGCTGGCTGCACACAGACCGAAAAGCGCAAGGGAAAAGGAGGCAACGTTGGTAACGGGAGGAATATATCCTCCTTCCCTGGCGGACTTCAGATGAACGGAACATGCTGTGCGCAAGAGGCGGCAGCCGTGATACTAACTGCTCCGTGACCCTCGCTAGGAGACGAGTGAAACACCGAAAGCCGCGCGAGCAGCCAGCCCCGCCACCGCTGCAGCAGCGCGAGCCCGAGCCTGCCGCCTCTCCCGGTGAGTGCGCATGTAGTGTCTGTTTACAGAACCCTGTATTTGCATAGCTTATGGCTGACCGTTCTACTGTCGCCACATTCGCGTGGCACCGCTGGCTGCATTTTCTATTGAAGGAATTTATCTTAAACTCGTCGGTGCCGTTAACTGGGCGCTGCGTGTGGCTTGCACTGGGTCATTGAAACACTGCTGTCCATGCATATTGAGGTGCGCTCCTATAATTTGGGATAGTgcactttgtgtgtgtcagacacacacacaagtgcattgTTTGTTTAGGCATTAGTGATCCGGTTTCCAGACTATGTTAGAGTTCGTGTTTGGATGCGATTCTAGTTATTTGTAAAAGAGGCTAAGATGTCTAcccacagacagagaaagattccCCGGCCCATTACCGTGAATCGAACGGTCTAGATCGCCCGCAATTTACCTACAAGCTCAACCAACAGTCGGGCTTCTGTGCTGCTGTGGCGCGAACCACGGGCGCGCTCTGACAGATGTTTACTGTAATTAACGAAAAACGGAGAGACGGAAGAATACGCATCGCCCCATCACTCATATAGCGCCACTTAACCTAAAGCCATACCCCGGTAACCAAGCAATCCTGACGCGCTTATCAAGTATTGGCACGGGCCGGTGCGTTGAGAGTGTGACGCCCACGTACCGAGACGCCGTGCTCATGGTAGTGATTATCACCTCttgtctgaaagagagagagagagggagacgagggggaggtggggtacatagggagacaggggagacaagatagataatgttggggagatgggggagttaAATAGAGAGCCTTGGGCAAATTGTGACAGTTGTCTTCTTTACTGCCATATCGATTTGGAGATCCAGCTCGCGTGCACATGTTGATGGTAATGGTAAGTAGAGAGGTCATCCTTTGTACctgtgggtgatgtgtgtgtgtgtttgtgtgtgtgttcatagcaGGACTGCATACATTTCACATAAAGGGAGATGTTAAATGAACAggctttatatatttttttacttgcTTGCTTTGACTGAAATGGCATTGACTGAAATGACCCCAGGCATGTACCAGTGTGTGTCTTGGTtagtcctgtttgtgtgtgtggggttggtgggatagggggggggtgggcggttGGGGAGAGTGAGCAAAGACTTATTGTGTTGCTTACTTGTGTTAGTGATGATGGTTGGCATAGCAACGGCCTTGTATCTCTGATAATGTATCTTTCTGTCCTCAGACCGGGTCACTCggcccacctcacacacctgatCTTAGCCGTGgtattgcttgtgtgtgtgtgtgtgtctgtgtgtgtttggtgtttcgAGTACTTCTATTGTGTGTCTCTAAGTTGAACTGCAGTATGTCTGTACGTGTACCTGCGTATGTCTGCAGTGTAAGAAGAAGACtgcggtgtgtatgtgtgcgtgttaggCTGCACTGTCACACAGATACACCCTGCTGATATGACAGCCACAGCTCAACCAATCATCTGTCTCTTTTCTCAGCCTATCAGCTGGTCTGGCTGCTGTGGCAAGACTTCCTCTTTATAGAGGTCGCCATGGAGATGAAGCTGACACACTGggcacactggacacacacacacacacacacacacacagaaggacatcATGCATTGAAACACATTCATTCTGTGGGGAAACGATTGTTCTGAACAAGCCTGTTGGAGTTTCTGATAGAACAACTTCCACATTGAAGGTCATgacccttttctctctgtctgtctggagtgaAGACCCAGAGCTGTGGTTCCAGCCCTGGTTCATGTCCCACCATGGGTTCCACTGTTCTGGAGTTCTAGGGCTGCAGAATCTTCAGTGTTTTCAGGAGGAGAGAACTTCAAGGTTTAAATGTTCATCCAGACCAGAGTGTCACTGAAAGCACAACTTTGTCTGAACCTTTGTCTGAACGCTTCTGTTCTAATGCATTTCAAAACGAGGTGCAATTTGCAGAATCATCAGTGTTGAAGCTTACCAACAGTTCTTTGCATGCATAGTGTAAATGTTACGTCATGAAAAAACGATCTTTGTATGGAAAGGTCGTTCTCTCAAAAGTTGGATTAAGTATAAGAACTAAGCATGGTGTGGTGTAGAGTATCCTTCAACATTTGTGTTGTGTTTTAAGAAAGAAAACTAGGAATATCCCGGCAGTTCTCTCTCAGCCTGATTTTGTCTCCCTACAGTCAagaccacacactcacatgacagtcaacacacacacacacacacactcacacaacagtcaacacacacacacacacacacacacactcacacgacagtcaacacacacacacacacacacgacagtcaacacacacacacacacacgacagtcaacacacacacacacacacacacactcacacgacagtcaacacacacacacacacacacacacacacacacacacacacacgacagtcaacacacacacacacacacacactcacaagacagtcaacacacacacacacacgcacacacacactcacacgacagtcaacacacacacacacacacacacactccctctgtgCTCAGACTACATTATTATAGCCTATAATGTATGTTTACTCTCATTTCTCTCACCTCCCACACCACACATTCATAAAACAGCAGCTCATGCCAAGTAGCATCAAACACACTTAATAGAaaacatctccccctctcctcttctccccctctcctctcctacccctcacctctcctccccctctctttctctttctctttctgtctctgtctctttctctctctctctctctctctctctctctctctctctctctctctctctctctctctctctctctctctctctctctctctctctctcactgtctcctttCACATCTcccattcctcctctctcaacactctctctctgtcagcacTGCCAACCCCTTCTTATATCCACCCCTCCTATCTTACCCTGTACCCCAACACCACTATCTATTCATCTCACTCgctctcatcatctctctctctctctctctctctctcatgtctctttcttctctctctctctctctctctctctctctctctctctctctctctctctctctctctctctctctctcctctctctctctctctctcgtctctctctctctctctctctctctctctcttctctatctctctctctctcatctctctcct contains these protein-coding regions:
- the yrk gene encoding tyrosine-protein kinase Fgr isoform X1: MGCVHCKQKKAAKAASVAEVADPFPGNIDGGVSTVLTPPRYCPDPTQTIPDFNKPFGTALFPSTNSQPRAGGITGGGVTLFIALYDYDARTEDDLTFQKGEKFHIINNTEGDWWEARSLDTGNSGYIPSNYVAPVDSIQAEEWYFGKMGRKDAERQLLGQGNPRGTFLIRESETTKGAYSLSIRDWDESKGDHVKHYKIRKLDNGGYYITTRTQFDTVQELVEHYTERAAGLCCRLIGSCRRGMPKLADLSVKTKDVWEIPRESLQLIKKLGNGQFGEVWMGMWNGTTKVAVKTLKPGTMSPEAFLEEAQIMKRLRHDKLVQLYAVVSEEPIYIITEFMSQGSLLDFLKDGEGASIKLPQLVDMAAQIAAGMAYIERMNYIHRDLRAANILVGDNLVCKIADFGLARLIEDNEYTARQGAKFPIKWTAPEAALYGRFTIKSDVWSFGILLTELITKGRVPYPGMNNREVLEQVERGYRMPCATGCPASLHELMVQCWRREADERHTFEYLQGFLEDYFTATEPQYQPGENL
- the yrk gene encoding tyrosine-protein kinase Fgr isoform X3; translation: MGCVHCKQKKAAKAASVAEVADPFPGNIDGGVSTVLTPPRYCPDPTQTIPDFNKPFGTALFPSTNSQPRAGGITGGGVTLFIALYDYDARTEDDLTFQKGEKFHIINNTEGDWWEARSLDTGNSGYIPSNYVAPVDSIQAEEWYFGKMGRKDAERQLLGQGNPRGTFLIRESETTKGAYSLSIRDWDESKGDHVKHYKIRKLDNGGYYITTRTQFDTVQELVEHYTERAAGLCCRLIGSCRRGMPKLADLSVKTKDVWEIPRESLQLIKKLGNGQFGEVWMGSNDGLCYYLTQACPNSTPLTNGLGRDAWEVSRETLALHMKLGQGCFGDVWMGMWNGTTKVAVKTLKPGTMSPEAFLEEAQIMKRLRHDKLVQLYAVVSEEPIYIITEFMSQGSLLDFLKDGEGASIKLPQLVDMAAQIAAGMAYIERMNYIHRDLRAANILVGDNLVCKIADFGLARLIEDNEYTARQGAKFPIKWTAPEAALYGRFTIKSDVWSFGILLTELITKGRVPYPGMNNREVLEQVERGYRMPCATGCPASLHELMVQCWRREADERHTFEYLQGFLEDYFTATEPQYQPGENL
- the yrk gene encoding tyrosine-protein kinase Fgr isoform X2, with protein sequence MGCVHCKQKKAAKAASVAEVADPFPGNIDGGVSTVLTPPRYCPDPTQTIPDFNKPFGTALFPSTNSQPRAGGITGGGVTLFIALYDYDARTEDDLTFQKGEKFHIINNTEGDWWEARSLDTGNSGYIPSNYVAPVDSIQAEEWYFGKMGRKDAERQLLGQGNPRGTFLIRESETTKGAYSLSIRDWDESKGDHVKHYKIRKLDNGGYYITTRTQFDTVQELVEHYTGSNDGLCYYLTQACPNSTPLTNGLGRDAWEVSRETLALHMKLGQGCFGDVWMGMWNGTTKVAVKTLKPGTMSPEAFLEEAQIMKRLRHDKLVQLYAVVSEEPIYIITEFMSQGSLLDFLKDGEGASIKLPQLVDMAAQIAAGMAYIERMNYIHRDLRAANILVGDNLVCKIADFGLARLIEDNEYTARQGAKFPIKWTAPEAALYGRFTIKSDVWSFGILLTELITKGRVPYPGMNNREVLEQVERGYRMPCATGCPASLHELMVQCWRREADERHTFEYLQGFLEDYFTATEPQYQPGENL